A part of Octopus sinensis linkage group LG7, ASM634580v1, whole genome shotgun sequence genomic DNA contains:
- the LOC118764210 gene encoding uncharacterized protein LOC118764210 isoform X1: protein MANNSCMFSYENLQKMSEKLADPKSLFRVSIQLGLDFLAIKTMEEFFLCSDKVRLIPVFAFAAFIDTRGKCSDKSILDEIKKRLEPCVKNEKEETSIGHLLENWRTWEDKVKTYPNEHDHKIREKTFCQWELYKDPFQITNEMILHIGELFEKNNFPPQDVARWLGIPYYFYIIDHKYPCPESDEKQGIVDRFDWRKRLEVLFKGRENHHTDGKNFLKALKLTTIPENLNESNIRIRDINKKYREHEIWKDSIGNSAKG, encoded by the coding sequence atgGCAAACAATAGTTGTATGTTTTCttatgaaaatttacaaaagatGTCTGAGAAACTGGCTGACCCTAAGTCCCTCTTTAGAGTCTCAATCCAACTTGGTTTGGATTTTCTTGCTATCAAGACTATGGAAGAGTTCTTTCTCTGCTCTGATAAGGTCCGTTTAATACCTGTATTCGCCTTCGCTGCTTTCATCGATACCCGCGGTAAATGTTCAGATAAAAGTATCTTGGATGAAATCAAGAAAAGGCTCGAACCTTGCGTGAAGAACGAAAAAGAAGAAACTAGCATAGGACATTTGCTCGAAAACTGGAGGACATGGGAAGACAAGGTTAAGACTTACCCAAATGAACATGACCACAAAATTCGCGAAAAAACTTTCTGTCAATGGGAACTGTACAAGGACCCCTTTCAAATTACAAACGAAATGATTTTACATATTGGAGagctttttgaaaaaaataactttccACCTCAGGATGTCGCGCGTTGGCTAGGAATTCCTTATTACTTCTACATAATCGATCATAAATATCCTTGCCCCGAAAGTGATGAGAAACAAGGAATTGTAGATAGGTTTGACTGGCGCAAGAGGCTTGAGGTTTTATTCAAAGGTCGGGAAAACCATCATACCGATGGAAAGAATTTCCTCAAAGCTCTAAAGCTTACTACTATTCCGGAGAATTTAAACGAGTCAAATATAAGAATTCGTGATATAAACAAAAAGTATAGAGAACATGAGATATGGAAGGATTCTATTGGTAATTCAGCAAAGGGGTAG
- the LOC118764210 gene encoding uncharacterized protein LOC118764210 isoform X2, producing MLSIHSQHPQEIFIYEYPFERLYSGTYRRISDTGESFRRLYFVKRVIFVVLMTFGISVAENVRFFKKKEGKRRNEGVVTVCH from the exons ATGTTAAGTATACATAGTCAACATCCacaggaaatatttatatatgagtaccCATTTGAG CGGTTATACTCCGGAACATACCGTAGAATATCGGACACAGGCGAAAGCTTCCGGAGGTTATATTTTGTGAAAcgagttatttttgttgttttaatgac ATTCGGAATCTCCGTAGCCGAAAATGTgcgattctttaaaaaaaaagaaggaaaaagacggAATGAGGGTGTGGTGACGGTCTGCCATTGA